CATCGGCATGGAGTTCGCCTACGTGATGAAGAACTACGGCGTCGATGTCACCATCGTCGAGTTCCTGCCGCGCGCGCTGCCCAACGAGGACGCCGAGGTCTCCAAGGAGATCGAGAAGCAGTACAAGAAGCTGGGTGTGAAGATCCTGACCGGCACCAAGGTCGAGTCCATCACCGATTCTGGCGACGAGGTCACCGTCACCGTCAGCAAGGACGGCAAGACCGAGGACCTCAAGGCCGACAAGGTGCTCCAAGCCATCGGCTTCGCCCCCAACATCGAGGGCTACGGACTGGAGAACACCGGGGTCGCGCTCACCGAGCGCAAGGCCATCGACATCGACGACCACATGCGCACGAGCGTGCCGCACATCTACGCGATCGGCGATGTCACCAGCAAGCTGCAGCTCGCCCACGTCGCCGAGGCCCAGGGCGTGGTGGCCGCCGAGACCATCGGTGGCGCCGAGACGCTGACGCTCGGCGACTACCGGATGATGCCGCGCGCCACCTTCTGCCAGCCGCAGGTGGCCAGCTTCGGCCTCACCGAAGAACAAGCGCGGGCCGAGGGCTACGACGTGAAGGTCGCGAAGTTCCCCTTCACCGCCAACGGCAAGGCCCACGGCCTGGCCGATCCGACCGGCTTCGTCAAGCTGATCGCCGATACCAAGTACGGGGAGCTGATCGGTGGGCACCTCATCGGACCCGATGTGTCCGAACTGTTGCCCGAGCTGACGCTGGCCCAGAAGTGGGACCTGACCGTCAACGAGCTGACCCGCAACGTGCACACCCACCCGACGCTGTCGGAGGCACTGCAGGAAGCCATCCACGGCCTGGCCGGCCACATGATCAACTTCTGACGGGGAGCGCGTGCCGACCAGGGCAGTGATCGTCTCCGCCATCGGCGGTCTGGTGCTCGGCCACATCCTGTGGCTGGTGGCCATCTCGCTGGCGATCAACACCAGCGATGTCCCGTTCTGG
The sequence above is drawn from the Mycolicibacterium neoaurum VKM Ac-1815D genome and encodes:
- the lpdA gene encoding dihydrolipoyl dehydrogenase codes for the protein MGNGDKLVLVTHYDVVVLGAGPGGYVAAIRAAQLGLNTAIIEPKYWGGVCLNVGCIPSKALLRNAELAHIFTKEAKTFGISGEASFDFGAALDRSRKVADGRVAGVHFLMKKNKITEIHGYGKFTDANSITVDLNEGGTEQVTFDNAIIATGSSVRLVPGTSLSENVVTYEKQIMTRELPSSIIIAGAGAIGMEFAYVMKNYGVDVTIVEFLPRALPNEDAEVSKEIEKQYKKLGVKILTGTKVESITDSGDEVTVTVSKDGKTEDLKADKVLQAIGFAPNIEGYGLENTGVALTERKAIDIDDHMRTSVPHIYAIGDVTSKLQLAHVAEAQGVVAAETIGGAETLTLGDYRMMPRATFCQPQVASFGLTEEQARAEGYDVKVAKFPFTANGKAHGLADPTGFVKLIADTKYGELIGGHLIGPDVSELLPELTLAQKWDLTVNELTRNVHTHPTLSEALQEAIHGLAGHMINF